tccctccagaGGGCAGCCTGTACTCAGCCACAGCTGCGGATTTCCAGGCCAGTGATGCTGTAGTTTACAGAAGCCTTGGGCCCCAGCCCCCACTCCGCTCCGCCAAGTACGACTCCAAGTGGCTCCGAGGTCAGGGCGGGCCTGGGGAAAGGAGACTGTTCCTGGGAGGGAGGACTGTGGTGGGGAGCAGGCAGATGGTGTGGTAATGTGTACGTATGCAATGGGGAGAGCGATGTGGGGCCAGGAGCTTCTGAGCAGGTACAGATACTCTTCTATACCCTTTCCTGTCATTCCCCATCTTAGAGCCACACTTTGTCCATGCCTTGGAGCATGGAGACCATGTCTACTTCTTCTTCCGCGAGGTCTCTGTGGAGGATGCTCGGCTGGGGAGGGTAAGGAGGTGGGCATCAGGGTGGGTAGCTGGAGGGTTCTGCTGGATCCTGAGGAGCCAGTCTGAGTGGGAAGAGAGCTCCTGACCATAATCTCCACAAGCAATTCCCTGGACTCTCACCCCTCAACTTGGAATAGCCCTGAGCCATCTGCCCCCACATCCTGCTTGTCCCTCACCCTTGACTCAAATTGTCCTACCATGCCACACCCATCATTCACTGTGCCCCTCACATTGCTCccttggtgcttttttttttttttttttttttttttttgagacggagtctcgctctgtcgcccaggctggagtgcagtggcttgatctcagctcactgcaagctccgcctcccggattcacgccattctcctgcctcagcctcccaagtagctgggactacaggcgcccgccaccacacctggctaatttttttgtatttttagtagagatggggtttcactgtgttagccaggatggtctccatctcctgacctcgtgatccacccgcctcagtctcccaaagtgttgggattacaggcgtgagccaccgcgcccggccccttggTGCTCTTAACTCACCACACTCCTTGCACACAGCTGGCCCTGTGGGTCTGTCTCACCATTGTCTACTCCACTCTTCTCCCCTAGGTGCAGTTCTCCCGCGTTGCCCGAGTATGTAAACGTGACATGGGCGGCTCGCCTCGGGCCTTGGACCGCCACTGGACATCCTTCCTGAAGCTGCGGCTCAACTGCTCTGTCCCTGGGGACTCTACTTTCTATTTTGATGTTTTACAGGCCTTGACTGGGCCTGTGAACCTGCATGGCCGCTCTGCTCTCTTTGGGGTCTTCACCACCCAGACCAATAGGTTGGTACTAGGCTGACTAGCGTGACCCAATCTGTCCCCTGCCTCATCAGCCTCCAAACTCCCCTTTCACAGCCTACTGATGGGGGCAGTTAAGGGAACCTCTGAGCAAAGCCAGTTTGCTGTGTCGCCCACCATTTTTTCTCCTAGTGTGGCACCCAGTGGCTGCCTCACTGCCTCAGTCTCTACCTCCTAACGTGGTGTGAAGGGTGCCACCACTTCTTCCTGGGGGAAGTTGTGCAGTTCCTTTCAACACCTATCCTGCATCTTTTCTGGCTCCTCCAGCATCCCTGGCTCTGCCGTCTGCGCCTTCTACCTGGATGAGATTGAGCGTGGATTTGAGGGCAAGTTCAAGGAGCAGAGGAGTCTGgatggggcctggactcctgtgTCTGAGGACAGGGTCCCCTCACCCAGGTACCCAGGATGGAAAATGGCTTTTGTGGGGGCATAAGCAAGCAGCGTCTGCCCCCAAGATGGGATTGTGAGGAGTGAGTGAGATGTCTTAAGGCCTCAGGGTGGGGAGCTATAGTGGGGTGGCAGCGGGGCCGAAGAGCTGCGGCAGGGAAGGGAGCAGTGCTGTGAGTGTCGTGTGGAGGGGGAGCAAGGCTTTCCAGTCAGGTTTGGGAGCAGTAGGGGGCACAGAGCTTAACTGAGCTCCAGCTCCCAGTCCCAAGGCAGCCCCTTCCCATTCACCCACCAGACCAGGATCCTGTGCAGGAATAGGGGGAGCTGCCTTGTTCTCCTCTTCTCGAGACCTCCCTGATGATGTCCTGACCTTCATCAAGGCTCACCCGCTGCTGGACCCCGCTGTACCGCCTGCCACCCATCAGCCTCTACTCACTCTCACTAGCAGGTATGGTGCTGAAAAACACTGACCACTGACCCCATTCTCAGCCACCCTCCTCTTTCTTTGACCCAATAAGGTGAACCGCATTGGTGGGAGGAAGAACTTGTGAAAGTAGAAGGGAGAGAGCTAAGAAGGGAACCCTGGGACCTGGGGGAAGGGCACAGGCACAGCTACCAGGACAGCTGGGCTCTCCCTGAAATGCTCAGGCTTCCACTAGACAGGTTCCCTGACCTGAGGCCCTTTCCTCCAGGGCCTTACTGACCCAAGTAGCTGTGGATGGCATGGCTGGTCCCCACAGTAACATCACAGTCATGTTCCTTGGCTCCAACGATGGGACAGTGCTGAAGGTGCTGCCCCCAGGTGGGCGATCCGGGGGACCTGAGCCCATCCTCCTGGAAGAGATTGATGCCTACAGCCCTGCCCGGTGAGGCCTTTGGAGGGGAGGCTCCCTGCAGAGCAGGGATGGGATGGGAGTAGCAGCAGCAGATGTGGGAATAGGTTGGAAACATCAAAAACATTGGCTTTTGCAGGGTGGGAGCTCTGGGTTAGAGAGGCTTGGCGAGAAGACTGGACAGTGTGGTAGGGCAGGGCAGCTCCATGGGTTATGCTCAGTTGCTTGTGCGCCTCCCCCCTTTCTGTTCTTCCACTCACGCAGGGAAAAGGTAGCCTCATCTGTCCATCTCTGGTTCCTTTTGGCCTCACCCTAGGTGCAGTGGGAAGCGGGCAGCCCAAACAGCACGACGGATCATAGGGCTGGAGCTGGACACTGAGGGTCACAGGCTCTTTGTGGCTTTTTCTGGCTGTATTGTCTACCTCCCTCTCAGCCGGTGTGCCCGGCATGGGGCCTGTCAGAGGTGAGAGGGGCCTGAGGCCAGGCCCTGTGTGGGCAAGCTCCCCGGGCCAGCAAGAGCACAGAAACGAAGGTCTTTGGGGTGGCAGAGAAACACAGGGGATGGCTGCGGGGTGTGTAGGTACCTCAAGCATTCTGAAGGTGGGCAGCAACCAGGGTGTGGAGAGACTGAGGTGGACAGGAGAGAATGAGGCTGAGAGACTCCTGTAAGCCAGGGTGGGAAGAGGCAGCAGAATGGAAAGTGACTGGAGCAGAAGGGGATCCAGCCTCACACACCTGTTTTCCCTAGGAGCTGCTTGGCTTCTCAGGACCCATACTGTGGATGGCATAGCTCCAGGGGCTGTGTGGATATCAGGGAACCTGGTGGGTAAGTGACAGGTCCTTGGGCTTCCTGAGCATAAAATTCCCCACCACTAAGAGCTGAGGGCCAGAGTGGGAGATAGGGACAAGGTGCAGAATTCTAGAGCCACTTCGTTTTCCTCCTAGGACTGATGTGGATCAGGCTGGGAACCAGGAATCCATGGAGCATGGTGACTGCCAAGGTAAACAGAAGAGGCGGCTGCGGTTGCCGCCAAAGCTGCACATGGCCATGATGGCCACAGACACCATCCCAGGCTTGGGCTTTTGTCCTTCTCTCCTTCTGTGGCACAGTCACCCCATCAATTCTTCATGAAGCTTCTCCTTCCCCCCATCTTCACCCTCTCCCTTCTTCATAGACGGAGCTACTGGGAGTCAGTCTGGCCCTGGGGATTCTGCTTATGGTGAGTCCTCTTGTCCCAACTTCACCTTCCCTTGCTCAGCCCACATACCTGAGTGTATGTCCTGTGGTAGCAGCAGAGCAGCATTCTGAATACCCTGGGAGTATCGGAAAAGGGTCGGCATCCTCCAGATACCCAGCATGTAGCTCAgtacttggcacacagtagggtactttttgaacaaataaatcaatgtCCTGCATGATGAGCCCTCCCCCAGGCCCAGAAGAAACTAGAGGCTGGCGTTCCACAGGAGGGAGGAAGGACCCCTGGAAGGGTGTCAGGGGTAGAGATTAGGAGCCTCACTGGCTCTGACCTGGTCTCTGCCACCAGTGCTTCCGGGTCCTGGCCCTTCCCCTGGGACCCCCAGTCCCCCTAGTGATGCCCACCCCCGGCCCCAGTCTTCCACTCTTGGAGCTCACACTCGGGGTAAGAGGGCTACCTGGGAGGGACAGGAGTGAAGTGTGGGGCTGCTGATTCTCGGAGCGTTCTAAGCCCCTCACTGACTGGTGTTTGGTGCTCACTAACGCCTGTTTGGAGCCTCCCCTCCCCAGAATTGGGCATCCCAGCCCCAAGTCCTCCTGCAGGAGCAGTTGTTGGCAGTTGCTCTTGGCATGGCTACAGAGGCCAGAAGTGGGATGGGGAATCCCCAGGCCCAAGCTCTGGCCTGAGTGTGAGGGGTAGTGCGTGGGCTGTATGCTGAGGGGTCAGGGGAGGTGAATCCTGAGGATGGCGAAGGCTGTGGGAGTGAGGCTGAGTAGCAGCGGGAGGGACGATGATGTCAGGCCTGGGAACTGCCGGCGGCGCCTCTGGGCCTAGGTGCCCCGCACCGCCTCCCCTTGGCtgagcctccctcctccctctcggTCGGCAGGCGTGCGGCGGGACCTGcccccagcctcggcctcccgctCGGTCCCCATCCCACTCCTCCTGGCCAGTGTGGCCGCAGCTTTTGCCCTGGGCGCCTCAGTCTCTGGCCTCCTGGTCTCCTGTGCTTGTCGCCGCGCCCACCGACGTCGGGGCAAGGACATCGAGACTCCGGGGCTCCCGCGCCCTCTCTCCCTCCGCAGTTTGGCCCGGCTCCACGGTGGGGGCCCAGAGCCCCCGCCGCCGTCCAAGGACGGGGACGCGGTGCAGACGCCGCAGCTCTACACCACCTTCCTGCCGCCTCCGGAGGGCGTGCCCCCGCCGGAGCTGACCTGCCTGCCCACCCCCGAGTCCACGCCGGAGCTGCCGGTCAAGCACCTCCGCGCCGCCGGGGACCCCTGGGAGTGGAACCAGAACAGGAACAACGCCAAGGAGGGCCCGGGCCGCTCACGGGGCGGGCACGCGGCGGGCGGGCCTGCGCCCCGAGTGCTGGTGAGGCCGCCGCCGCCCGGCTGTCCCGGGCAGGCCGTGGAAGTCACCACCCTGGAGGAACTGCTGCGCTACCTGCACGGCCCGCAGCCGCCCAGAAAGGGGGCCGAGCCCCCCGCCCCTTTAACCTCGCGGGTGCtcccgccggagcccgcccccgCCCTCTTGGGCTGTCCCAGCCCCAGGTCCCACGAGTGTGCCCCGCCGCTGAGGCTGGACGTGCCCCCCGAGGGCAGGTGCGCCTCTGCCCCCGCCCGGCCCGCGCTCTCCGCCCCCGCTCCCCGGCTGGGCGTCGGCGGAGGCCGGAGGTTACCTTTCTCCGGCCACCGGGCTCCCCCTGCCCTGCTCACTCGAGTCCCCTCGGGAGGTCCCTCCAGGTACTCCGGGGGTCCCGGGAGGCACCTCCTGTACCCAGGCCGGCCGGAGGGCTACCGGGGCCGCGCCCTGAAGAGGGTGGACGTCGAGAAGCCCCAGTTGTCCCCGAAGCCTCCCCTCGTCAGGCCCTCCTCCCGCCAGGCCGTCCCGAACGGCGGCCGTTTCAACTTTTAAAGGGAGCAGCCCACAGCCTCCAGCGTGGGGGGCGCCCGAGTCCTCTCGGCCGCGAGCTGGACGCTCTTCAGGACGTCTCACCGCCCCCTCGCCCCGCACCTCCAGCCTTCCCGACTCGCAGAGTCTCCCGTGGCCCCTTTTCGCCTCGGGTTTATTTATTGACTGTCTTTCCCCCTGTCCTCGAGAGAGGAGTGGGAGGTGAGAAG
This DNA window, taken from Macaca mulatta isolate MMU2019108-1 chromosome 1, T2T-MMU8v2.0, whole genome shotgun sequence, encodes the following:
- the SEMA6C gene encoding semaphorin-6C isoform X6; this encodes MPRAPHFMPLLLLLLLLSLSHTQAAFPQDPLPLLISDLQGSSPLSWFRGLEDDAVAAELGLDFQRFLTLNRTLLVAARDHVFSFDLQAQEEGEGLVPNKYLTWRSQDVENCAVRGKLTDECYNYIRVLVPWDSQTLLACGTNSFSPVCRSYGITSLQQEGEELSGQARCPFDATQSNVAVFAEGSLYSATAADFQASDAVVYRSLGPQPPLRSAKYDSKWLREPHFVHALEHGDHVYFFFREVSVEDARLGRALTGPVNLHGRSALFGVFTTQTNSIPGSAVCAFYLDEIERGFEGKFKEQRSLDGAWTPVSEDRVPSPRPGSCAGIGGAALFSSSRDLPDDVLTFIKAHPLLDPAVPPATHQPLLTLTSRALLTQVAVDGMAGPHSNITVMFLGSNDGTVLKVLPPGGRSGGPEPILLEEIDAYSPARCSGKRAAQTARRIIGLELDTEGHRLFVAFSGCIVYLPLSRCARHGACQRSCLASQDPYCGWHSSRGCVDIREPGGTDVDQAGNQESMEHGDCQDGATGSQSGPGDSAYVLPGPGPSPGTPSPPSDAHPRPQSSTLGAHTRGVRRDLPPASASRSVPIPLLLASVAAAFALGASVSGLLVSCACRRAHRRRGKDIETPGLPRPLSLRSLARLHGGGPEPPPPSKDGDAVQTPQLYTTFLPPPEGVPPPELTCLPTPESTPELPVKHLRAAGDPWEWNQNRNNAKEGPGRSRGGHAAGGPAPRVLVRPPPPGCPGQAVEVTTLEELLRYLHGPQPPRKGAEPPAPLTSRVLPPEPAPALLGCPSPRSHECAPPLRLDVPPEGRCASAPARPALSAPAPRLGVGGGRRLPFSGHRAPPALLTRVPSGGPSRYSGGPGRHLLYPGRPEGYRGRALKRVDVEKPQLSPKPPLVRPSSRQAVPNGGRFNF
- the SEMA6C gene encoding semaphorin-6C isoform X7, with translation MGPAWPLQHLAGDTCRDHVFSFDLQAQEEGEGLVPNKYLTWRSQDVENCAVRGKLTDECYNYIRVLVPWDSQTLLACGTNSFSPVCRSYGITSLQQEGEELSGQARCPFDATQSNVAVFAEGSLYSATAADFQASDAVVYRSLGPQPPLRSAKYDSKWLREPHFVHALEHGDHVYFFFREVSVEDARLGRVQFSRVARVCKRDMGGSPRALDRHWTSFLKLRLNCSVPGDSTFYFDVLQALTGPVNLHGRSALFGVFTTQTNSIPGSAVCAFYLDEIERGFEGKFKEQRSLDGAWTPVSEDRVPSPRPGSCAGIGGAALFSSSRDLPDDVLTFIKAHPLLDPAVPPATHQPLLTLTSRALLTQVAVDGMAGPHSNITVMFLGSNDGTVLKVLPPGGRSGGPEPILLEEIDAYSPARCSGKRAAQTARRIIGLELDTEGHRLFVAFSGCIVYLPLSRCARHGACQRSCLASQDPYCGWHSSRGCVDIREPGGTDVDQAGNQESMEHGDCQDGATGSQSGPGDSAYVLPGPGPSPGTPSPPSDAHPRPQSSTLGAHTRGVRRDLPPASASRSVPIPLLLASVAAAFALGASVSGLLVSCACRRAHRRRGKDIETPGLPRPLSLRSLARLHGGGPEPPPPSKDGDAVQTPQLYTTFLPPPEGVPPPELTCLPTPESTPELPVKHLRAAGDPWEWNQNRNNAKEGPGRSRGGHAAGGPAPRVLVRPPPPGCPGQAVEVTTLEELLRYLHGPQPPRKGAEPPAPLTSRVLPPEPAPALLGCPSPRSHECAPPLRLDVPPEGRCASAPARPALSAPAPRLGVGGGRRLPFSGHRAPPALLTRVPSGGPSRYSGGPGRHLLYPGRPEGYRGRALKRVDVEKPQLSPKPPLVRPSSRQAVPNGGRFNF
- the SEMA6C gene encoding semaphorin-6C isoform X4; protein product: MPRAPHFMPLLLLLLLLSLSHTQAAFPQDPLPLLISDLQGSSPLSWFRGLEDDAVAAELGLDFQRFLTLNRTLLVAARDHVFSFDLQAQEEGEGLVPNKYLTWRSQDVENCAVRGKLTDECYNYIRVLVPWDSQTLLACGTNSFSPVCRSYGITSLQQEGEELSGQARCPFDATQSNVAVFAEGSLYSATAADFQASDAVVYRSLGPQPPLRSAKATLCPCLGAWRPCLLLLPRGLCGGCSAGEGKEVQFSRVARVCKRDMGGSPRALDRHWTSFLKLRLNCSVPGDSTFYFDVLQALTGPVNLHGRSALFGVFTTQTNSIPGSAVCAFYLDEIERGFEGKFKEQRSLDGAWTPVSEDRVPSPRPGSCAGIGGAALFSSSRDLPDDVLTFIKAHPLLDPAVPPATHQPLLTLTSRALLTQVAVDGMAGPHSNITVMFLGSNDGTVLKVLPPGGRSGGPEPILLEEIDAYSPARCSGKRAAQTARRIIGLELDTEGHRLFVAFSGCIVYLPLSRCARHGACQRSCLASQDPYCGWHSSRGCVDIREPGGTDVDQAGNQESMEHGDCQDGATGSQSGPGDSAYGVRRDLPPASASRSVPIPLLLASVAAAFALGASVSGLLVSCACRRAHRRRGKDIETPGLPRPLSLRSLARLHGGGPEPPPPSKDGDAVQTPQLYTTFLPPPEGVPPPELTCLPTPESTPELPVKHLRAAGDPWEWNQNRNNAKEGPGRSRGGHAAGGPAPRVLVRPPPPGCPGQAVEVTTLEELLRYLHGPQPPRKGAEPPAPLTSRVLPPEPAPALLGCPSPRSHECAPPLRLDVPPEGRCASAPARPALSAPAPRLGVGGGRRLPFSGHRAPPALLTRVPSGGPSRYSGGPGRHLLYPGRPEGYRGRALKRVDVEKPQLSPKPPLVRPSSRQAVPNGGRFNF
- the SEMA6C gene encoding semaphorin-6C isoform X10 — protein: MGPAWPLQHLAGDTCRDHVFSFDLQAQEEGEGLVPNKYLTWRSQDVENCAVRGKLTDECYNYIRVLVPWDSQTLLACGTNSFSPVCRSYGITSLQQEGEELSGQARCPFDATQSNVAVFAEGSLYSATAADFQASDAVVYRSLGPQPPLRSAKATLCPCLGAWRPCLLLLPRGLCGGCSAGEGKEVQFSRVARVCKRDMGGSPRALDRHWTSFLKLRLNCSVPGDSTFYFDVLQALTGPVNLHGRSALFGVFTTQTNSIPGSAVCAFYLDEIERGFEGKFKEQRSLDGAWTPVSEDRVPSPRPGSCAGIGGAALFSSSRDLPDDVLTFIKAHPLLDPAVPPATHQPLLTLTSRALLTQVAVDGMAGPHSNITVMFLGSNDGTVLKVLPPGGRSGGPEPILLEEIDAYSPARCSGKRAAQTARRIIGLELDTEGHRLFVAFSGCIVYLPLSRCARHGACQRSCLASQDPYCGWHSSRGCVDIREPGGTDVDQAGNQESMEHGDCQDGATGSQSGPGDSAYGVRRDLPPASASRSVPIPLLLASVAAAFALGASVSGLLVSCACRRAHRRRGKDIETPGLPRPLSLRSLARLHGGGPEPPPPSKDGDAVQTPQLYTTFLPPPEGVPPPELTCLPTPESTPELPVKHLRAAGDPWEWNQNRNNAKEGPGRSRGGHAAGGPAPRVLVRPPPPGCPGQAVEVTTLEELLRYLHGPQPPRKGAEPPAPLTSRVLPPEPAPALLGCPSPRSHECAPPLRLDVPPEGRCASAPARPALSAPAPRLGVGGGRRLPFSGHRAPPALLTRVPSGGPSRYSGGPGRHLLYPGRPEGYRGRALKRVDVEKPQLSPKPPLVRPSSRQAVPNGGRFNF
- the SEMA6C gene encoding semaphorin-6C isoform X3, producing MPRAPHFMPLLLLLLLLSLSHTQAAFPQDPLPLLISDLQGSSPLSWFRGLEDDAVAAELGLDFQRFLTLNRTLLVAARDHVFSFDLQAQEEGEGLVPNKYLTWRSQDVENCAVRGKLTDECYNYIRVLVPWDSQTLLACGTNSFSPVCRSYGITSLQQEGEELSGQARCPFDATQSNVAVFAEGSLYSATAADFQASDAVVYRSLGPQPPLRSAKYDSKWLREPHFVHALEHGDHVYFFFREVSVEDARLGRVQFSRVARVCKRDMGGSPRALDRHWTSFLKLRLNCSVPGDSTFYFDVLQALTGPVNLHGRSALFGVFTTQTNSIPGSAVCAFYLDEIERGFEGKFKEQRSLDGAWTPVSEDRVPSPRPGSCAGIGGAALFSSSRDLPDDVLTFIKAHPLLDPAVPPATHQPLLTLTSRALLTQVAVDGMAGPHSNITVMFLGSNDGTVLKVLPPGGRSGGPEPILLEEIDAYSPARCSGKRAAQTARRIIGLELDTEGHRLFVAFSGCIVYLPLSRCARHGACQRSCLASQDPYCGWHSSRGCVDIREPGGTDVDQAGNQESMEHGDCQDGATGSQSGPGDSAYGVRRDLPPASASRSVPIPLLLASVAAAFALGASVSGLLVSCACRRAHRRRGKDIETPGLPRPLSLRSLARLHGGGPEPPPPSKDGDAVQTPQLYTTFLPPPEGVPPPELTCLPTPESTPELPVKHLRAAGDPWEWNQNRNNAKEGPGRSRGGHAAGGPAPRVLVRPPPPGCPGQAVEVTTLEELLRYLHGPQPPRKGAEPPAPLTSRVLPPEPAPALLGCPSPRSHECAPPLRLDVPPEGRCASAPARPALSAPAPRLGVGGGRRLPFSGHRAPPALLTRVPSGGPSRYSGGPGRHLLYPGRPEGYRGRALKRVDVEKPQLSPKPPLVRPSSRQAVPNGGRFNF
- the SEMA6C gene encoding semaphorin-6C isoform X8, which codes for MPRAPHFMPLLLLLLLLSLSHTQAAFPQDPLPLLISDLQGSSPLSWFRGLEDDAVAAELGLDFQRFLTLNRTLLVAARDHVFSFDLQAQEEGEGLVPNKYLTWRSQDVENCAVRGKLTDECYNYIRVLVPWDSQTLLACGTNSFSPVCRSYGITSLQQEGEELSGQARCPFDATQSNVAVFAEGSLYSATAADFQASDAVVYRSLGPQPPLRSAKYDSKWLREPHFVHALEHGDHVYFFFREVSVEDARLGRALTGPVNLHGRSALFGVFTTQTNSIPGSAVCAFYLDEIERGFEGKFKEQRSLDGAWTPVSEDRVPSPRPGSCAGIGGAALFSSSRDLPDDVLTFIKAHPLLDPAVPPATHQPLLTLTSRALLTQVAVDGMAGPHSNITVMFLGSNDGTVLKVLPPGGRSGGPEPILLEEIDAYSPARCSGKRAAQTARRIIGLELDTEGHRLFVAFSGCIVYLPLSRCARHGACQRSCLASQDPYCGWHSSRGCVDIREPGGTDVDQAGNQESMEHGDCQDGATGSQSGPGDSAYGVRRDLPPASASRSVPIPLLLASVAAAFALGASVSGLLVSCACRRAHRRRGKDIETPGLPRPLSLRSLARLHGGGPEPPPPSKDGDAVQTPQLYTTFLPPPEGVPPPELTCLPTPESTPELPVKHLRAAGDPWEWNQNRNNAKEGPGRSRGGHAAGGPAPRVLVRPPPPGCPGQAVEVTTLEELLRYLHGPQPPRKGAEPPAPLTSRVLPPEPAPALLGCPSPRSHECAPPLRLDVPPEGRCASAPARPALSAPAPRLGVGGGRRLPFSGHRAPPALLTRVPSGGPSRYSGGPGRHLLYPGRPEGYRGRALKRVDVEKPQLSPKPPLVRPSSRQAVPNGGRFNF
- the SEMA6C gene encoding semaphorin-6C isoform X1; protein product: MPRAPHFMPLLLLLLLLSLSHTQAAFPQDPLPLLISDLQGSSPLSWFRGLEDDAVAAELGLDFQRFLTLNRTLLVAARDHVFSFDLQAQEEGEGLVPNKYLTWRSQDVENCAVRGKLTDECYNYIRVLVPWDSQTLLACGTNSFSPVCRSYGITSLQQEGEELSGQARCPFDATQSNVAVFAEGSLYSATAADFQASDAVVYRSLGPQPPLRSAKYDSKWLREPHFVHALEHGDHVYFFFREVSVEDARLGRVQFSRVARVCKRDMGGSPRALDRHWTSFLKLRLNCSVPGDSTFYFDVLQALTGPVNLHGRSALFGVFTTQTNSIPGSAVCAFYLDEIERGFEGKFKEQRSLDGAWTPVSEDRVPSPRPGSCAGIGGAALFSSSRDLPDDVLTFIKAHPLLDPAVPPATHQPLLTLTSRALLTQVAVDGMAGPHSNITVMFLGSNDGTVLKVLPPGGRSGGPEPILLEEIDAYSPARCSGKRAAQTARRIIGLELDTEGHRLFVAFSGCIVYLPLSRCARHGACQRSCLASQDPYCGWHSSRGCVDIREPGGTDVDQAGNQESMEHGDCQDGATGSQSGPGDSAYVLPGPGPSPGTPSPPSDAHPRPQSSTLGAHTRGVRRDLPPASASRSVPIPLLLASVAAAFALGASVSGLLVSCACRRAHRRRGKDIETPGLPRPLSLRSLARLHGGGPEPPPPSKDGDAVQTPQLYTTFLPPPEGVPPPELTCLPTPESTPELPVKHLRAAGDPWEWNQNRNNAKEGPGRSRGGHAAGGPAPRVLVRPPPPGCPGQAVEVTTLEELLRYLHGPQPPRKGAEPPAPLTSRVLPPEPAPALLGCPSPRSHECAPPLRLDVPPEGRCASAPARPALSAPAPRLGVGGGRRLPFSGHRAPPALLTRVPSGGPSRYSGGPGRHLLYPGRPEGYRGRALKRVDVEKPQLSPKPPLVRPSSRQAVPNGGRFNF
- the SEMA6C gene encoding semaphorin-6C isoform X2, with protein sequence MYHSQRFPIPLKPPKESPPQRLRPPVWEARCRKAPSLKEADSQTSKRKQTGSSPLSWFRGLEDDAVAAELGLDFQRFLTLNRTLLVAARDHVFSFDLQAQEEGEGLVPNKYLTWRSQDVENCAVRGKLTDECYNYIRVLVPWDSQTLLACGTNSFSPVCRSYGITSLQQEGEELSGQARCPFDATQSNVAVFAEGSLYSATAADFQASDAVVYRSLGPQPPLRSAKYDSKWLREPHFVHALEHGDHVYFFFREVSVEDARLGRVQFSRVARVCKRDMGGSPRALDRHWTSFLKLRLNCSVPGDSTFYFDVLQALTGPVNLHGRSALFGVFTTQTNSIPGSAVCAFYLDEIERGFEGKFKEQRSLDGAWTPVSEDRVPSPRPGSCAGIGGAALFSSSRDLPDDVLTFIKAHPLLDPAVPPATHQPLLTLTSRALLTQVAVDGMAGPHSNITVMFLGSNDGTVLKVLPPGGRSGGPEPILLEEIDAYSPARCSGKRAAQTARRIIGLELDTEGHRLFVAFSGCIVYLPLSRCARHGACQRSCLASQDPYCGWHSSRGCVDIREPGGTDVDQAGNQESMEHGDCQDGATGSQSGPGDSAYGVRRDLPPASASRSVPIPLLLASVAAAFALGASVSGLLVSCACRRAHRRRGKDIETPGLPRPLSLRSLARLHGGGPEPPPPSKDGDAVQTPQLYTTFLPPPEGVPPPELTCLPTPESTPELPVKHLRAAGDPWEWNQNRNNAKEGPGRSRGGHAAGGPAPRVLVRPPPPGCPGQAVEVTTLEELLRYLHGPQPPRKGAEPPAPLTSRVLPPEPAPALLGCPSPRSHECAPPLRLDVPPEGRCASAPARPALSAPAPRLGVGGGRRLPFSGHRAPPALLTRVPSGGPSRYSGGPGRHLLYPGRPEGYRGRALKRVDVEKPQLSPKPPLVRPSSRQAVPNGGRFNF
- the SEMA6C gene encoding semaphorin-6C isoform X11; translation: MGPAWPLQHLAGDTCRDHVFSFDLQAQEEGEGLVPNKYLTWRSQDVENCAVRGKLTDECYNYIRVLVPWDSQTLLACGTNSFSPVCRSYGITSLQQEGEELSGQARCPFDATQSNVAVFAEGSLYSATAADFQASDAVVYRSLGPQPPLRSAKYDSKWLREPHFVHALEHGDHVYFFFREVSVEDARLGRALTGPVNLHGRSALFGVFTTQTNSIPGSAVCAFYLDEIERGFEGKFKEQRSLDGAWTPVSEDRVPSPRPGSCAGIGGAALFSSSRDLPDDVLTFIKAHPLLDPAVPPATHQPLLTLTSRALLTQVAVDGMAGPHSNITVMFLGSNDGTVLKVLPPGGRSGGPEPILLEEIDAYSPARCSGKRAAQTARRIIGLELDTEGHRLFVAFSGCIVYLPLSRCARHGACQRSCLASQDPYCGWHSSRGCVDIREPGGTDVDQAGNQESMEHGDCQDGATGSQSGPGDSAYGVRRDLPPASASRSVPIPLLLASVAAAFALGASVSGLLVSCACRRAHRRRGKDIETPGLPRPLSLRSLARLHGGGPEPPPPSKDGDAVQTPQLYTTFLPPPEGVPPPELTCLPTPESTPELPVKHLRAAGDPWEWNQNRNNAKEGPGRSRGGHAAGGPAPRVLVRPPPPGCPGQAVEVTTLEELLRYLHGPQPPRKGAEPPAPLTSRVLPPEPAPALLGCPSPRSHECAPPLRLDVPPEGRCASAPARPALSAPAPRLGVGGGRRLPFSGHRAPPALLTRVPSGGPSRYSGGPGRHLLYPGRPEGYRGRALKRVDVEKPQLSPKPPLVRPSSRQAVPNGGRFNF
- the SEMA6C gene encoding semaphorin-6C isoform X9: MGPAWPLQHLAGDTCRDHVFSFDLQAQEEGEGLVPNKYLTWRSQDVENCAVRGKLTDECYNYIRVLVPWDSQTLLACGTNSFSPVCRSYGITSLQQEGEELSGQARCPFDATQSNVAVFAEGSLYSATAADFQASDAVVYRSLGPQPPLRSAKYDSKWLREPHFVHALEHGDHVYFFFREVSVEDARLGRVQFSRVARVCKRDMGGSPRALDRHWTSFLKLRLNCSVPGDSTFYFDVLQALTGPVNLHGRSALFGVFTTQTNSIPGSAVCAFYLDEIERGFEGKFKEQRSLDGAWTPVSEDRVPSPRPGSCAGIGGAALFSSSRDLPDDVLTFIKAHPLLDPAVPPATHQPLLTLTSRALLTQVAVDGMAGPHSNITVMFLGSNDGTVLKVLPPGGRSGGPEPILLEEIDAYSPARCSGKRAAQTARRIIGLELDTEGHRLFVAFSGCIVYLPLSRCARHGACQRSCLASQDPYCGWHSSRGCVDIREPGGTDVDQAGNQESMEHGDCQDGATGSQSGPGDSAYGVRRDLPPASASRSVPIPLLLASVAAAFALGASVSGLLVSCACRRAHRRRGKDIETPGLPRPLSLRSLARLHGGGPEPPPPSKDGDAVQTPQLYTTFLPPPEGVPPPELTCLPTPESTPELPVKHLRAAGDPWEWNQNRNNAKEGPGRSRGGHAAGGPAPRVLVRPPPPGCPGQAVEVTTLEELLRYLHGPQPPRKGAEPPAPLTSRVLPPEPAPALLGCPSPRSHECAPPLRLDVPPEGRCASAPARPALSAPAPRLGVGGGRRLPFSGHRAPPALLTRVPSGGPSRYSGGPGRHLLYPGRPEGYRGRALKRVDVEKPQLSPKPPLVRPSSRQAVPNGGRFNF